The following coding sequences are from one Sciurus carolinensis chromosome 11, mSciCar1.2, whole genome shotgun sequence window:
- the Scgb1a1 gene encoding uteroglobin, producing the protein MKLIVSLTLVILTVCCSSASAETCPEFLHVMETLFMGTLSSYENAVQPFNPDPDMTAAGLQMKKLLDTLPLGTKVDIMRLSDKILKSPQCAKI; encoded by the exons ATGAAGCTCATAGTCAGCCTCACCCTGGTCATACTGACTGTCTGCTGCAGCTCTG CTTCTGCAGAGACCTGCCCAGAATTTCTTCATGTCATGGAAACCCTCTTCATGGGCACACTCTCCAGTTATGAGAATGCAGTGCAACCTTTCAACCCTGACCCAGACATGACAGCTGCTGGGCTCCAGATGAAGAAGCTGCTGGACACCCTCCCCTTGGGGACCAAAGTGGACATCATGAGGCTCTCG gacaaaatattaaaaagcccACAGTGTGCTAAGATTTAG